Sequence from the Chloroflexota bacterium genome:
CGCTAATCTACCACCGCTACCGGGAATCCGAAGGTAGGCTCAAGATCGAAGTCGGCGCTATGCCCGCCATGCTGGGCATGGCGAATCTCGTTGCCATCGGACTTCTCAGCCTCGAAGCCGTCAACATTCTGGACGCGGACAGCCGCAGGTGGGATTCGCTCCTCGACCTGATAGAGCGGCTCGACCGCCTCGGAAACGGAGCGACCGTGGCGATTACGGCGCTGTGGGCGATATACGGCGCTGCAGTGGCGGGCGTCGGCTTACTCAGGCGTTACGAGCCTGCGCGCTGGGCGGGCGTCGCCCTGCTCGCTCTGGCAGTCTGGAAGCTCATCACCTACGACTCGGTCAACGTCTATATCGACCCGCAGGACTTCACGCCCGTACTCAACATCCGCTTCCTCTGCTTCGCGCTCGTACTCGGTCTGCTCTCCGCGCTCGCCGTCCGGTTCGGGCGCAGCAGGTCCGACCTAGGCGAAAACGAGAATATCCTCTTTCTGGGCGTACTGATAGCCGCCAACGCCGTCGCCCTTTGGATGCTCAGCCAAGAGGTCTATTACTACTTCGACAGCCTGGGCATCCGCAACGGCGCAGACTACGAGGACGCGATGCACCTCACTCTGACCGTACTCTGGGCGCTTTACGCGATGGCAGTAATCGGCGCGGGCATTGCCAGCGGACATAGCCGCGTAAGGCTTGCGGGGATAGCCCTGCTTGCAGTCCCGGTCGCCAAGCTCTTCGTCTTCGACGTCTTCCTGCTGGAAATGGCATTCAGGGTCGTCGCATTCATCACGCTCGGCTGCCTGCTGCTCGGCATGGGCCTGGTGTACCAGCGATACAGCCTCGTCGTGCGAGGCTTCCTGTTCGGCTCACGCTCCGAAGCCATCGCGCAGGACGACTAGCATTCTCCTGTTCCTACTCCACCACTACGGGATAGCTATACTCTTCCTTCAGGATCCGCTTCAGCACCTTCCCCATCTGGTTGCGCGGCAGTTCTTGGCAGAACACCACTGACTCCGGCTTCTTGAAACTGGCTAGGCGCTGCCGGCAGTATTCGGAAATATCATCCTCGCTTGCCTGCTCGCCGTCCTTTAGCACGACCAGCGCGCGCACCCGCTCGCCCCAGTCTAGGTCGGGGACGCCGATTATCGCCGCCTCTTCTACCGCTTCGTGAGACAGTATTACCTGCTCTACCTCTTCGGGCGATACCATCTCGCCGCCGCGCTTGATGAAGTCCTTCGCGCGTCCCGCCAAGTAGATGTAGCCGTCTTCGTCCTGATAGCCCAAGTCACCCGTGAACAGCCATCCGCCGCGTATCGTCTCCGCAGTCGCGTCTTCCTGATTCCAGTATCCCTTCATCAGCCGCGCGCCGCGCGCCGCAATCTCGCCCGTCTCGCCCAGAGCGGCAGGTTCGCCGTCCTCGTCGAAAATCCGCACATCCACATCTTCCAGCGGCTTGCCGATAGAACCCAGATGCTTCAGCTTCCGCTCAATCTCCTCTTCGTCGCCTTCCAGCACATGGTCGTCAGGTGGCAGCATTGTGATAGTCGCCGCCGTCTCCGTCTGCCCGAATGCGTTGATGAACGAAGTCCCGGGGAACTCCTTGATCGCCTGCCGTATCACAGGCACGGGCATCGGGGCTGCGCCGTAAGTTATCACCTCGAGGCTGCTCAGGTCGTGCGCGTGAAACTCCGGATGATCCATCAGCATCTTCAGCATCGTGGGCACCATCATCGCGCGGTTGACGCTCTCTCGCTCCACCAGTTCCATCCACTGCTTCGCCTCGAACTGCCTCTGTATAATCAGCGTGCGCCCCGCGAATATAGCCGCCATCACCGACTGCACCCCAGCGATATGATACAGCGGCACAGTCAGGATATTGCTCGTCTCTTCAACAGGGTCAGCCGGCGTTACGGTAGCCAGGATGTACGATGCAAAACTGTCGTGTGATAGCATCACGCCCTTTGGGAAACTCGTCGTCCCCGATGTGAACAGAATCATCGTCAGGTCGTCGTCGTCGTCTTCCGGCACACGCTCGTACTCGTCCCCATTCTCTATCAGAGAATCGTAGCTGTGCCAGCCCTCTACATCATCCTCCAGCGTAACGAAATGATCCAGCGACTCCACATTGTCGGCGCACTCTTTGACCAGCCTCACATAACGCCCTCCGACGAATATCACCTTCGGCGCGGCGTCGTTCAGCATGTGCGTTAGCTCGTCCGCCCGGGTGCGGTAGTTGATTGGCACGAACACCGCATCCAGCCTCGCCGTGGCGAAATACGCTTCGATATATTGGTTGCAGTTCACCTGTAGCATCGCCACACGGTCGCCAGCGCCCACTCCCAGCTCCGCCAGCGAGTTCGACAGACGATTTACCCGAATCTCCAGTTCCGCGTAGCTGATACGCCTGCCCTCGAATATCATCGCCGGTCTGTCAGGCACGATAGCCGTCGCAATTGTCAGAAACCCCGTGGTATTCATTATTCCCCCGTACCTTCATTCTTCGTCATTCCTGTCTTCGCAGGAATACGCGCGCAGCGGCAAGCGCCGACTACACTTTTGACTGTAACGATAATGTAAATTGCGCCAAGAAATGTTATCACATTGGCGCGTATTTAGTCAGGGCGATGCCCTATCGCAACTGTTTCTTCGTCAGCGCAGAGCCCTCTCTCCCGAGTATAGGCTAAGGAGGAAGTGAAGCGGCGAATTGGTATGATAATTGTTGACCTGCTAGTATTGGCATGTGGAATTTGAAATAACGGAACACGCCAGAGACGAATTAGCGCGCAGGTCGATTCCCATCGCGTTGCTTAGCGAAGTCCTACATTCCCCGCAACAGGTTGTTCCTACCTACGGAGACAGGGTAGTGTATCAATCTCAAGTGGTCTTCGGGAACGGCAAAACATACTTGCTGAGGCTCATTGTAGATGACAACGCTCAACCGGCAAGGATTGTAACGGTCTATAAGACGAGTAAGATAGGCAAGTATTGGAGTCACTCAGTATGAAAGTAACCTATGATACCTATACGGATACGCTTCGCATAGTTCTCACCGACTCTGCCATCGACGAGAGTGACGAGGACAAGCCGGGCGTCATATTAGACTACGACGCGGCTGGCAATGTGGTGGGTATGGAGATACTCGACGCTTCCATGCGGATGGAGATTCCTGATGCGGTGGAGTATGCGGTGGTTGGATAATACAAAGCGGTTTAATGATTTGACTTGACGCTAAGCCTCGGAGGAGAGACATGGCACAGGAAATTGGCGACGGTAGAGTCAAGGCTTCCCTGGTGGTGCCTGTGCCCGAGTCCGAGGCACTTGTGGGACGCTTTCGATCAGAATATGATCCGGGAGCCAGAAGAGGCATGCCCGCACACATCGCAATCAACTATCCTTTCATTCCTGGTGTTACACCTTCTGCCGACACTCTCGACCGCCTGACGAAGGTGTTTGCCTCCACGCAGCCATTATCATTTACCCTCAACCATATCGCAAGATTTCCCAACGTCATATATCTGGCTCCTTCTCCCTCTACACCGTTTGAGCGATTGACCGCCCGGATTGCTCACGAGTTTCCCGAATCGCCACCTTATGGAGGGCAATACGACAGCGTGACTCCCCATCTCACAGTTGCGGATTCAAAGGATGGAGACCTGCCCGGGTCCGTCGAACGGGAGTTTTCGGAAGTGGCAGCAAAGTATCTCCCTCTGGAGGCGTTCGCAGACAGTGTGTGGCTGATGGACGATAGCACTGGGCGATGGGAGAAGCGCCTATCTTTCTCATTAGGAGGCATGTAACCACCGCACGCAAGTATCGGGCAGAACTTTATTCCGAGAAACCATCGCCGCAGAGCGTCTCACTTTTCACCAAAGGTATCCTCTAATACCTTCATTTGCCGGAATCGAAACACTGCAAGCGCCAGCGTGAGCCGTCGCCTGTCCATCACACAGAAGAGCAACGCCGAAGTGTCCAGCACAGGCATTACACATCCGTCTATTCGTCAATAGTCGGAGCATCAGGTTAACACCGCAAAGGACAAAACCATGACCACCAAATCCACCACCATCCACGTCCTCGGCGCAGGCACTCCTACCCCAACGCCCACCCGCTTCGGCTCCGCGTTTGCGATGCAGATTGGCGACGAGCAACTCATGGTGGACTGCGGTCCCGCCGCTACGCACAAGCTCGTCAAGGCGGGGCTTTGGCCTACGGACATCGACTACCTCTTCTTCACGCATCATCACTTCGACCACGACATCGACTATCCGTGCTTCTTGCTGTGTCGCTGGGACCAGAGCAACGGCACGGAGAACGACTTGCAAGTGTTTGGGCCGACGCTGACAGAGCGCGTCACGCGCGGCATTCTCGACGAGAACGAGGGCGTATTCGCGCACGACTGGAAGGCGCGCGTCGGGCATCCGCTGAGCCAGCGCATTCACCAAAATCGCGGTGGCACGCTGCCGCGCAGACCGCCGCATGTTAGTGCCACGGACATCGGGCCGGGCAAGGTATTCTCCGGCAGCGACTGGGAAGTTAGCGCCGCTCCCGCAGTGCATGTGCAGCCGTTCTTAGACTCGCTGGCGTACCGCATCGACACGCCGGCGGGCAGCGTGGTCTTCACCGGCGACACGGAGCCATGCGACACCGTTACCGAGCTGTCGAAGGACGCGGACCTGATGCTGTGCATGTGCTGGGACAACCAAGAAGTCATGGATGCGGACGGTGAGGCATTTGGTCAGACTGGCACGCTCGGCGCGGCGCGGATGGCGCAGGCGGCGGGCGTAAAGCAGCTGGCGCTCGTGCATATCGGACCCCATCTGTCGCAGCACGGGCCCATGGAAAAGGGCATCGGCGATGTGCGCCGAATATACGACGGAGGCATCCTTTTCACCGACGAACTGCAATCGATTAGCCTGTGATATGCTCGGTTGCGCTATCCCCTATAATGGGATGTCCAGTTATATGGCAATAACGCAGTTTGCGATGTACGACATAGGAAGGCGCGGCGATGGATACGAATAAGGCGCTGAAGATACTGTCGGCACACCGGCAGGCGCTTGCAGATGAGTACGGATTAGACAGATACTTAGAAAGGATATATTCCCATGCGCCGTGACGAAATCTTGAGTATTCTGTCCCTCCATCGTAAAGAGCTGCGAAAGTTCGGCGTTACATCGATAGGCGTCATCGGTTCTGCCGCCAGGGACGAACTTGAACCGTATGAAGATTTGGAACTCATCGTCGATTTTGATCCCGATGAGCATGTTGGGCTATCCGGCTTCGTGCGTCTGGAGAGACACTTGTGTCAACTGTTCGACAGGACTGTTGTCTTGGGAATGCCCGACGCTCTGAAAAAATGGAACCGGCAGAGTTGGCTAGAGGATGCGGTGTATGCCGAGTGACAGAACATGGCGACAGCGATTTCAGGATATGCTTGACGCGGCCTATCGGATCCTAGCTTACACTGAAGGCATGACCTTTGAGCAGTTTGTTTCGGACAGACGAACGTTCGACGCAACGCTATACAATATTGCAGTCATAGGCGACGCAGCAAACAATGTGCCAGACGAGATACAGTCTTCGTTGCCGGAAGTTCCTTGGAGCGACCTTGTGGGCATCAGAATTGTGATTGTCCACCGATACTTTCATATCAGCGGTCCGCTAATATGGGATGCCGCCACTCTCATACATCGCCGCTAATTCGCCGACTCCAAGATTACCTCCAATCCAACTAACCCCATAACCACCGCCCATCACGCACATTGACCATCCTCAAAACCATCGCCGAGTGGCGACCGCGTGTACCGTTTTACTACGGCTGGCTTATCCTAGCCATGTCTGCTGTTGGCACTTATGCGGCGACGGGCGCTACGCAGCTTGTCATTGGCGGTGTACAGAACTTTATCTTTGAGGATATGGGCTGGGAGCGCAGCACGATAGCCTATGCCGTTACTGCGGGCACCTGGGTGTCGGGCTTGCTTACGCCGTTCGTGGGCAGGCTCGCGGATAGATACGGGCCGCGCGGGCTAATGCCACTCGCGGCGTTCATCGCGGGCGGCTGCTTCTTCGCGCTTGCGGGCATACAAGCGGTCTGGCAGTTCTATATCGCGTACATCATCGCGCGCGCCATCGCTAACCCGATGCTCGTAGGCGTAGTGCCTCGCACGACGGCGGTGAACTTCTTCAGCCGACGTCGCAATCTCGCGCTCGGCATATCCGCGATGGCGCGTCCGTTCGGCGGCGCGATAAACATCCAGATATTCTCGCTCATCGCCATCGCAACGAGCTGGCGCACAGCGTTCCAGGTGCACG
This genomic interval carries:
- a CDS encoding MBL fold metallo-hydrolase, coding for MTTKSTTIHVLGAGTPTPTPTRFGSAFAMQIGDEQLMVDCGPAATHKLVKAGLWPTDIDYLFFTHHHFDHDIDYPCFLLCRWDQSNGTENDLQVFGPTLTERVTRGILDENEGVFAHDWKARVGHPLSQRIHQNRGGTLPRRPPHVSATDIGPGKVFSGSDWEVSAAPAVHVQPFLDSLAYRIDTPAGSVVFTGDTEPCDTVTELSKDADLMLCMCWDNQEVMDADGEAFGQTGTLGAARMAQAAGVKQLALVHIGPHLSQHGPMEKGIGDVRRIYDGGILFTDELQSISL
- a CDS encoding nucleotidyltransferase, producing the protein MRRDEILSILSLHRKELRKFGVTSIGVIGSAARDELEPYEDLELIVDFDPDEHVGLSGFVRLERHLCQLFDRTVVLGMPDALKKWNRQSWLEDAVYAE
- a CDS encoding DUF86 domain-containing protein, with product MRCMPSDRTWRQRFQDMLDAAYRILAYTEGMTFEQFVSDRRTFDATLYNIAVIGDAANNVPDEIQSSLPEVPWSDLVGIRIVIVHRYFHISGPLIWDAATLIHRR
- a CDS encoding DUF2283 domain-containing protein; this translates as MKVTYDTYTDTLRIVLTDSAIDESDEDKPGVILDYDAAGNVVGMEILDASMRMEIPDAVEYAVVG
- a CDS encoding DUF4258 domain-containing protein, with protein sequence MEFEITEHARDELARRSIPIALLSEVLHSPQQVVPTYGDRVVYQSQVVFGNGKTYLLRLIVDDNAQPARIVTVYKTSKIGKYWSHSV
- a CDS encoding 2'-5' RNA ligase family protein is translated as MAQEIGDGRVKASLVVPVPESEALVGRFRSEYDPGARRGMPAHIAINYPFIPGVTPSADTLDRLTKVFASTQPLSFTLNHIARFPNVIYLAPSPSTPFERLTARIAHEFPESPPYGGQYDSVTPHLTVADSKDGDLPGSVEREFSEVAAKYLPLEAFADSVWLMDDSTGRWEKRLSFSLGGM
- a CDS encoding long-chain-fatty-acid--CoA ligase, with protein sequence MNTTGFLTIATAIVPDRPAMIFEGRRISYAELEIRVNRLSNSLAELGVGAGDRVAMLQVNCNQYIEAYFATARLDAVFVPINYRTRADELTHMLNDAAPKVIFVGGRYVRLVKECADNVESLDHFVTLEDDVEGWHSYDSLIENGDEYERVPEDDDDDLTMILFTSGTTSFPKGVMLSHDSFASYILATVTPADPVEETSNILTVPLYHIAGVQSVMAAIFAGRTLIIQRQFEAKQWMELVERESVNRAMMVPTMLKMLMDHPEFHAHDLSSLEVITYGAAPMPVPVIRQAIKEFPGTSFINAFGQTETAATITMLPPDDHVLEGDEEEIERKLKHLGSIGKPLEDVDVRIFDEDGEPAALGETGEIAARGARLMKGYWNQEDATAETIRGGWLFTGDLGYQDEDGYIYLAGRAKDFIKRGGEMVSPEEVEQVILSHEAVEEAAIIGVPDLDWGERVRALVVLKDGEQASEDDISEYCRQRLASFKKPESVVFCQELPRNQMGKVLKRILKEEYSYPVVVE